In Palaemon carinicauda isolate YSFRI2023 chromosome 18, ASM3689809v2, whole genome shotgun sequence, a genomic segment contains:
- the LOC137657264 gene encoding putative nuclease HARBI1: protein MDDEVLRCPKTEEDWKEVDARFSSRWNYHDCLVAVDGKHIAIKKPRNAGSYYYNYKGFHSIVLISVADATYKFLCMDVRAEGGASDGGTWSNSSLHDAVEDNRAGVPQPEPLPNEDHPVPYHFVVDDAFALRTWMMKPFSHRSQVLRERIYSYRLSRARRVVENAFGILSQRCHCFNTMMQQNPDTINLITMCACVLHNLILIRYPHAISEVDYEDPDTHDLIPGGWRTEQHLQELVPLTGHHTQKDAKDQL from the exons gacgaagtgctgcgctgccccaaaactgaagaggactggaaggaagttgaTGCCAGGTTCAGCTCTAGATGGAATTACCACGACTGTCTGgtggctgtggacggaaagcacatcgccataaagaagccacgcaatgctggtTCTTACtattacaactacaagggcttccacagtaTTGTACTGATTtcagtggcagatgctacctacaagttcctctgtATGGATGTtagggcagagggtggtgcgtcggatggaggaacatggagcaacagttccctgcatgatgctgtagaagacaacagagctggagtgcctcaaccagaaccactccccaATGaggaccacccagtgccctatcacttcgtagtgGATgatgcctttgctctccgaacctggatgatgaaaccattctcccatcggtcacaagtcctacgagaacgcatatatagctacaggttgtctcgtgcccgacgtgtcgtggagaatgcctttggaattttaagtcaaaggtgcCATTGCTTCAACACGATgatgcagcagaaccccgacaccatcaacctgatcaccatgtgtgcctgtgtcctgcacaaccttatcctcatcagatacccacatGCTATTTCAGAAGTGGACTatgaagatccggacacacatgatctgatccctggtggatggaggactgagcaacactTGCAGGAGCTggtgcctctaaccggccatcatacccagaaggatgctaaggatca gttatag